In Scatophagus argus isolate fScaArg1 chromosome 3, fScaArg1.pri, whole genome shotgun sequence, one genomic interval encodes:
- the LOC124056344 gene encoding uncharacterized protein PB18E9.04c-like isoform X2, whose amino-acid sequence MFWYQHVLLHVYIRKSLQNNMFSPPTDSFSELKAQAPLPPKLTVNPLVITETDSVTLNCQTPSSVSVSECYFVIERRPARGFSCLKTLTGTELLTMSHQSSPAEVKVTCSYLKASQSPESDTSSIIIRISLPPKLTVNPLVINETDSVTLNCQAPSSVSVSHCLFYTLNGGSMRDSSCLQTLTGTELLKVSNQNKWTSSAKVEVTCFYTVKFGKSNSPSPHSDTSSITIHILTPQMSLQRFPGEYVLFTCTLPGSANPDTRCNLYFGEGRSPVNTTTTILNPKTTTTNQWFCQFSVTIDELLSRLRSVQQRDASCDYSVGSEPNSLSPRSDGYSLADVMEMELRTTQTIPTFSTTTGTTALTAGRPSASSPETPAEQTSVQPIGTSSITTGFGSTFRTTVEPASKIWILRSAAAASGCGVALGIVMLVLAGLWNRRRAGPEEVKRQQPQSENYETYHMYAAISEEPPAVKDMVYTTVQAH is encoded by the exons ATGTTTTGGTATCAGCATGTCTTATTGCATGTTTACATCAGGAAGAGtttacaaaacaacatgttttctcCTCCAACAGATTCCTTTTCTGAATTGAAAGCACAAG ctcCTCTCCCACCTAAACTGACTGTGAATCCACTGGTGATCACAGAGACAGACTCAGTCACTCTGAACTGTCAGACTCCatcgtctgtctctgtgtctgagtgttattttgtcattgaaAGAAGACCTGCCCGAGGCTTCTCTTGTCTGAAGACTCTGACAGGAACTGAGCTGCTCACAATGTCACATCAGAGTTCACCTGCTGAGGTCAAAGTGACCTGCTCTTACTTAAAAGCGTCTCAGTCTCCAGAGAGTGACACGTCCTCCATCATCATCCGAA TCTCTCTTCCACCTAAACTGACGGTGAATCCACTGGTGATCAACGAGACAGACTCAGTCACTCTGAACTGTCAGGCTCCatcgtctgtctctgtgtctcactgtttATTCTACACATTAAATGGAGGATCCATGAGAGACTCTTCTTGTCTGCAGACACTGACAGGAACTGAGCTGCTGAAGGtgtcaaatcaaaacaaatggaCTTCATCTGCTAAGGTTGAAGTGACgtgtttttacactgtaaaatttGGAAAGTCAAATTCTCCATCTCCACACAGCGACACATCCTCCATCACCATACACA TTCTGACACCACAGATGAGTCTTCAGCGTTTTCCTGGTGAATACGTTCTCTTCACTTGCACTCTGCCTGGATCTGCTAATCCTGATACGAGATGTAACTTGTACTTTGGAGAAGGAAGAAGTCCGGTTAATACAACAACAACCATCTTGAATccaaaaaccacaacaacaaatcagtgGTTTTGCCAGTTTTCTGTCACAATTGATGAGTTGCTGAGTCGTCTACGTTCAGTTCAACAAAGAGATGCCAGCTGTGATTACAGTGTGGGAAGTGAACCCAACTCTTTGTCTCCTCGTAGTGATGGATACAGCTTGGCTG ATGTTATGGAAATGGAGTTACGGACAACGCAGACTATACCAACTTTCAGTACAACCACAGGTACCACAGCTCTGACTGCTGGCAGGCCAAGTGCCTCCTCTCCTGAAACTCCTGCAGAACAAACATCAG TTCAGCCTATTGGTACATCAAGTATCACAACTGGTTTTGGCTCTACTTTTCGGACCACAGTGGAACCAGCATCAA AAATTTGGATATTGAGGTCTGCAGCAGCTGCGAGTGGTTGTGGAGTTGCTTTGGGCATCGTCATGCTGGTTTTAGCAGGTCTCtggaacagaagaagagctg GCCCTGAGGAAGTGAAAAGGCAGCAACCTCAAAGTGAGAAT TATGAAACATACCATATGTATGCCGCCATCTCTGAGGAGCCACCTGCCGTGA
- the LOC124056344 gene encoding uncharacterized protein LOC124056344 isoform X1, producing MFWYQHVLLHVYIRKSLQNNMFSPPTDSFSELKAQAPLPPKLTVNPLVITETDSVTLNCQTPSSVSVSECYFVIERRPARGFSCLKTLTGTELLTMSHQSSPAEVKVTCSYLKASQSPESDTSSIIIRISLPPKLTVNPLVINETDSVTLNCQAPSSVSVSHCLFYTLNGGSMRDSSCLQTLTGTELLKVSNQNKWTSSAKVEVTCFYTVKFGKSNSPSPHSDTSSITIHILTPQMSLQRFPGEYVLFTCTLPGSANPDTRCNLYFGEGRSPVNTTTTILNPKTTTTNQWFCQFSVTIDELLSRLRSVQQRDASCDYSVGSEPNSLSPRSDGYSLADVMEMELRTTQTIPTFSTTTGTTALTAGRPSASSPETPAEQTSVQPIGTSSITTGFGSTFRTTVEPASTEIWILRSAAAASGCGVALGIVMLVLAGLWNRRRAGPEEVKRQQPQSENYETYHMYAAISEEPPAVKDMVYTTVQAH from the exons ATGTTTTGGTATCAGCATGTCTTATTGCATGTTTACATCAGGAAGAGtttacaaaacaacatgttttctcCTCCAACAGATTCCTTTTCTGAATTGAAAGCACAAG ctcCTCTCCCACCTAAACTGACTGTGAATCCACTGGTGATCACAGAGACAGACTCAGTCACTCTGAACTGTCAGACTCCatcgtctgtctctgtgtctgagtgttattttgtcattgaaAGAAGACCTGCCCGAGGCTTCTCTTGTCTGAAGACTCTGACAGGAACTGAGCTGCTCACAATGTCACATCAGAGTTCACCTGCTGAGGTCAAAGTGACCTGCTCTTACTTAAAAGCGTCTCAGTCTCCAGAGAGTGACACGTCCTCCATCATCATCCGAA TCTCTCTTCCACCTAAACTGACGGTGAATCCACTGGTGATCAACGAGACAGACTCAGTCACTCTGAACTGTCAGGCTCCatcgtctgtctctgtgtctcactgtttATTCTACACATTAAATGGAGGATCCATGAGAGACTCTTCTTGTCTGCAGACACTGACAGGAACTGAGCTGCTGAAGGtgtcaaatcaaaacaaatggaCTTCATCTGCTAAGGTTGAAGTGACgtgtttttacactgtaaaatttGGAAAGTCAAATTCTCCATCTCCACACAGCGACACATCCTCCATCACCATACACA TTCTGACACCACAGATGAGTCTTCAGCGTTTTCCTGGTGAATACGTTCTCTTCACTTGCACTCTGCCTGGATCTGCTAATCCTGATACGAGATGTAACTTGTACTTTGGAGAAGGAAGAAGTCCGGTTAATACAACAACAACCATCTTGAATccaaaaaccacaacaacaaatcagtgGTTTTGCCAGTTTTCTGTCACAATTGATGAGTTGCTGAGTCGTCTACGTTCAGTTCAACAAAGAGATGCCAGCTGTGATTACAGTGTGGGAAGTGAACCCAACTCTTTGTCTCCTCGTAGTGATGGATACAGCTTGGCTG ATGTTATGGAAATGGAGTTACGGACAACGCAGACTATACCAACTTTCAGTACAACCACAGGTACCACAGCTCTGACTGCTGGCAGGCCAAGTGCCTCCTCTCCTGAAACTCCTGCAGAACAAACATCAG TTCAGCCTATTGGTACATCAAGTATCACAACTGGTTTTGGCTCTACTTTTCGGACCACAGTGGAACCAGCATCAA CAGAAATTTGGATATTGAGGTCTGCAGCAGCTGCGAGTGGTTGTGGAGTTGCTTTGGGCATCGTCATGCTGGTTTTAGCAGGTCTCtggaacagaagaagagctg GCCCTGAGGAAGTGAAAAGGCAGCAACCTCAAAGTGAGAAT TATGAAACATACCATATGTATGCCGCCATCTCTGAGGAGCCACCTGCCGTGA
- the LOC124056344 gene encoding uncharacterized protein LOC124056344 isoform X3 — protein MAEYLLLLVLMYSFSELKAQAPLPPKLTVNPLVITETDSVTLNCQTPSSVSVSECYFVIERRPARGFSCLKTLTGTELLTMSHQSSPAEVKVTCSYLKASQSPESDTSSIIIRISLPPKLTVNPLVINETDSVTLNCQAPSSVSVSHCLFYTLNGGSMRDSSCLQTLTGTELLKVSNQNKWTSSAKVEVTCFYTVKFGKSNSPSPHSDTSSITIHILTPQMSLQRFPGEYVLFTCTLPGSANPDTRCNLYFGEGRSPVNTTTTILNPKTTTTNQWFCQFSVTIDELLSRLRSVQQRDASCDYSVGSEPNSLSPRSDGYSLADVMEMELRTTQTIPTFSTTTGTTALTAGRPSASSPETPAEQTSVQPIGTSSITTGFGSTFRTTVEPASTEIWILRSAAAASGCGVALGIVMLVLAGLWNRRRAGPEEVKRQQPQSENYETYHMYAAISEEPPAVKDMVYTTVQAH, from the exons ATGGCTGAATACCTGCTGTTGCTCGTCCTCATGT ATTCCTTTTCTGAATTGAAAGCACAAG ctcCTCTCCCACCTAAACTGACTGTGAATCCACTGGTGATCACAGAGACAGACTCAGTCACTCTGAACTGTCAGACTCCatcgtctgtctctgtgtctgagtgttattttgtcattgaaAGAAGACCTGCCCGAGGCTTCTCTTGTCTGAAGACTCTGACAGGAACTGAGCTGCTCACAATGTCACATCAGAGTTCACCTGCTGAGGTCAAAGTGACCTGCTCTTACTTAAAAGCGTCTCAGTCTCCAGAGAGTGACACGTCCTCCATCATCATCCGAA TCTCTCTTCCACCTAAACTGACGGTGAATCCACTGGTGATCAACGAGACAGACTCAGTCACTCTGAACTGTCAGGCTCCatcgtctgtctctgtgtctcactgtttATTCTACACATTAAATGGAGGATCCATGAGAGACTCTTCTTGTCTGCAGACACTGACAGGAACTGAGCTGCTGAAGGtgtcaaatcaaaacaaatggaCTTCATCTGCTAAGGTTGAAGTGACgtgtttttacactgtaaaatttGGAAAGTCAAATTCTCCATCTCCACACAGCGACACATCCTCCATCACCATACACA TTCTGACACCACAGATGAGTCTTCAGCGTTTTCCTGGTGAATACGTTCTCTTCACTTGCACTCTGCCTGGATCTGCTAATCCTGATACGAGATGTAACTTGTACTTTGGAGAAGGAAGAAGTCCGGTTAATACAACAACAACCATCTTGAATccaaaaaccacaacaacaaatcagtgGTTTTGCCAGTTTTCTGTCACAATTGATGAGTTGCTGAGTCGTCTACGTTCAGTTCAACAAAGAGATGCCAGCTGTGATTACAGTGTGGGAAGTGAACCCAACTCTTTGTCTCCTCGTAGTGATGGATACAGCTTGGCTG ATGTTATGGAAATGGAGTTACGGACAACGCAGACTATACCAACTTTCAGTACAACCACAGGTACCACAGCTCTGACTGCTGGCAGGCCAAGTGCCTCCTCTCCTGAAACTCCTGCAGAACAAACATCAG TTCAGCCTATTGGTACATCAAGTATCACAACTGGTTTTGGCTCTACTTTTCGGACCACAGTGGAACCAGCATCAA CAGAAATTTGGATATTGAGGTCTGCAGCAGCTGCGAGTGGTTGTGGAGTTGCTTTGGGCATCGTCATGCTGGTTTTAGCAGGTCTCtggaacagaagaagagctg GCCCTGAGGAAGTGAAAAGGCAGCAACCTCAAAGTGAGAAT TATGAAACATACCATATGTATGCCGCCATCTCTGAGGAGCCACCTGCCGTGA